The following proteins are co-located in the Blattabacterium sp. (Blatta orientalis) str. Tarazona genome:
- a CDS encoding 4Fe-4S dicluster domain-containing protein produces MSIKITEECINCGACESECPNHAIYEGGKVWRMSDGTSLWKKKMSEDFFLDPIFPQKPKKKDIYFIVAEKCTECVGFYEEPQCVTICPVNCCVLDDSHVESKEDLLKKKNFLHDSF; encoded by the coding sequence ATGTCTATAAAAATCACAGAAGAATGTATAAATTGTGGGGCCTGTGAATCTGAATGTCCTAATCATGCAATTTATGAAGGAGGAAAAGTATGGAGAATGTCAGATGGAACTTCTTTGTGGAAGAAAAAAATGTCAGAAGATTTTTTTTTGGATCCAATATTTCCTCAGAAACCAAAAAAAAAGGATATATATTTTATAGTAGCAGAAAAGTGTACAGAATGTGTTGGTTTTTATGAAGAACCACAATGTGTAACAATTTGTCCAGTAAATTGTTGCGTTCTAGATGATAGCCATGTAGAATCTAAAGAAGATCTTCTTAAAAAGAAAAATTTTTTGCATGATTCTTTTTAA
- a CDS encoding fatty acid desaturase, which yields MIRIFIIQHDCGHQSFTSSKKINNIIGFICSLFTLIPFKYWAKSHNYHHAHNSQLDFRDIGDITILTVREYQKLNFWKKIKYRMYRSFIVMFFLGPIYYIFIHNRLPLIHIKGWEKAKVNLWISNFCILFFYIFIGNFIGFFKLLFIQFPTIVLFSIVAIWVFYVQHQHNPNYKEWKTNWDYCIAAIKGSSFYKLPKIIHWFTGNIGYHHIHHLAPSIPFYYLPDCHSKNPIFDKYVTKMNFSGSLKCAKYKLWDEENKKMISFRSYEKRNINKKISEHK from the coding sequence TTGATTAGAATATTCATCATTCAACATGACTGTGGACATCAATCATTTACCTCTTCAAAAAAAATTAATAATATCATAGGTTTTATTTGTAGCCTTTTTACTTTAATTCCGTTTAAATATTGGGCTAAATCACATAATTATCATCATGCACATAATTCTCAATTGGATTTTAGAGATATAGGTGATATAACTATTTTAACTGTTAGGGAATATCAAAAATTGAATTTTTGGAAAAAAATAAAGTATAGAATGTATCGATCCTTTATCGTCATGTTTTTTTTAGGACCTATCTATTATATTTTTATACACAATAGATTACCATTAATTCATATAAAAGGTTGGGAAAAAGCAAAAGTAAATCTTTGGATCAGCAATTTTTGTATTTTATTTTTTTATATTTTTATAGGAAATTTTATTGGTTTTTTTAAATTATTATTTATTCAATTTCCAACTATTGTTTTATTTTCTATTGTAGCTATATGGGTTTTTTATGTTCAACATCAACATAATCCTAATTACAAAGAATGGAAAACTAATTGGGATTACTGTATAGCCGCTATAAAAGGTAGTTCTTTTTACAAATTACCTAAAATAATTCATTGGTTTACAGGAAATATTGGATATCATCACATCCATCATTTAGCTCCCAGTATTCCATTTTATTATTTACCTGATTGTCATAGTAAAAATCCTATTTTCGATAAATATGTAACAAAAATGAACTTTTCAGGAAGTTTAAAATGCGCAAAATATAAACTTTGGGATGAGGAAAATAAAAAAATGATAAGTTTTAGATCTTATGAAAAAAGAAATATTAATAAAAAAATTTCTGAACATAAATGA
- a CDS encoding succinate dehydrogenase/fumarate reductase iron-sulfur subunit: MKGLLNFILKVWRQENSKEKGEFKTYKVDEISPDSSFLEMLDLLNNQILSKKKELPISFDHDCREGICGMCSLYINGRAHGPQDLITTCQLHMRHFNNGETIYIEPWRAKSFPIIKDLVVDRSSFDRIITSGGFISVNTFGKTVDGNMISIPKENADKAFDSAVCIGCGACVATCKNRSAMLFVSAKITQLALLPQGKIERKKRVLNMVKKMDEEGFGNCTNTQACEIDCPKGISTENISFMNREYIQSFI; encoded by the coding sequence ATGAAAGGATTACTCAATTTTATATTAAAAGTATGGAGACAAGAAAATAGTAAAGAAAAAGGCGAGTTTAAAACTTATAAAGTTGATGAGATCTCACCTGATAGTTCTTTTTTAGAGATGTTAGATTTGTTAAATAATCAAATTTTATCTAAAAAAAAAGAACTTCCTATTTCATTTGATCATGACTGTCGTGAAGGAATTTGTGGGATGTGTTCTTTGTATATTAATGGTAGAGCTCATGGACCTCAAGACTTGATTACAACATGTCAGCTTCACATGCGTCATTTTAATAATGGAGAAACCATATACATAGAACCTTGGAGAGCTAAGTCTTTTCCTATTATTAAGGATCTTGTTGTAGATAGATCTTCTTTTGATAGAATTATTACATCAGGTGGTTTTATTTCTGTAAATACTTTTGGAAAAACGGTGGATGGAAATATGATTTCTATTCCAAAAGAAAATGCAGATAAAGCTTTTGATTCCGCTGTATGCATTGGTTGTGGAGCTTGTGTCGCTACATGTAAAAATAGATCTGCCATGTTATTTGTTTCTGCAAAAATAACGCAATTAGCTTTGTTACCTCAAGGAAAGATTGAAAGAAAAAAACGTGTATTGAATATGGTAAAAAAAATGGATGAAGAGGGTTTTGGAAATTGTACTAATACTCAAGCTTGTGAAATCGATTGTCCAAAAGGGATTTCTACAGAAAATATCTCTTTTATGAATAGAGAGTATATTCAGTCTTTTATATAA
- a CDS encoding uracil-DNA glycosylase — MKKEILIKKFLNINEDWFFFIKEELDKLYFQKLLKFLRIEYKNYVCFPEKKYFFFFNYCSFSKLKVVILGQDPYYKDDQADGLSFSVPDGVEIPPSLKNIFIEVNNCFQNKSFPISGSLIFWAIQGVLLLNSVLTVRKGLPGSHRNKGWEIFTDKIIRIISNKKKHIVFLLWGELAKKKDSLIDFNNHYILKTSHPSPLSANFGFLGSKQFLKTNQFLKKMGKKPIIW; from the coding sequence ATGAAAAAAGAAATATTAATAAAAAAATTTCTGAACATAAATGAGGATTGGTTTTTTTTCATAAAAGAGGAATTGGATAAGCTTTATTTTCAAAAATTATTAAAATTCCTTAGGATTGAATATAAAAATTATGTTTGTTTTCCAGAAAAAAAATATTTTTTCTTCTTCAATTATTGTTCTTTTTCTAAACTAAAAGTAGTTATTCTAGGGCAAGACCCTTATTATAAAGATGATCAAGCTGATGGTTTATCCTTTTCTGTTCCGGATGGAGTCGAAATTCCTCCTTCTTTAAAGAATATTTTTATAGAAGTGAATAATTGTTTTCAAAACAAATCATTTCCTATTAGTGGTTCTTTAATTTTTTGGGCAATCCAAGGTGTTTTATTACTTAATTCTGTCTTAACGGTAAGAAAAGGACTTCCTGGATCTCATAGAAATAAAGGTTGGGAGATTTTTACGGATAAAATCATTCGAATAATTTCGAATAAAAAAAAGCATATTGTTTTTTTATTGTGGGGAGAGTTAGCCAAAAAAAAAGATTCTCTAATTGATTTTAATAATCATTATATATTAAAAACATCACATCCGTCTCCTCTTTCTGCAAATTTTGGTTTTTTAGGATCTAAACAGTTTTTAAAAACTAATCAATTTTTGAAAAAAATGGGAAAAAAGCCTATAATTTGGTAA
- a CDS encoding fumarate reductase/succinate dehydrogenase flavoprotein subunit has translation MTKNSLKLNSKIPSGPLTHKWIHHKSILELVSPNNRSNMEIIVIGTGLSGGSASATLAELGYKVKVFCYQDSPRRAHSVAAQGGINASKNYKGDNDSVYQLFYDTIKGGDYRSREANVYRLSEISSNIIDQCVAQGVPFARDYAGYLENRSFGGTKVSRTFYAKGQTGQQLLLACYSAMSRQIGKGRIKMYNRHEMLDLVVIEGLARGIIARNLITGEIERHAAHAVVIASGGYGNVFFLSTNAMGSNASAIWKVHKKGGFFANPCYTQIHPTCIPVHGNYQSKLTLMSESLRNDGRIWVPKKIEDAISIRNGKKNPEDLKEEERDYYLERRYPSFGNLVPRDVASRAAKERCDKGFGIENNETKEGVFLDFSSSIERYGIEKANELGIKNSNDMEIKKFGEEFIESKYGNLFHMYEKITNKNPYKTPMKIYPAVHYTMGGIWVDYNLTSSIKGCYVIGEANFSDHGANRLGASALMQGLADGYFILPYTIADYLSRYYIGRTKTISTKHKEFDKSEKNVKERIQKFFFSNGKESVDFFHKKLGTIMWKYVGMSRNENGLSEAIKKIQELREEFWTNVFVPGNIRDGFNSELEKAGRVADFLELGELIAMDSLNRKESCGSHFREEFQTKEGEALRDDLHYKYVSIWEYQEGKSISEEIMHKEDLTFNFVQPQSRSYK, from the coding sequence ATGACTAAAAATTCTTTAAAATTAAATTCTAAAATTCCAAGTGGTCCTTTGACTCATAAATGGATTCATCATAAATCTATTTTAGAATTAGTCTCTCCAAACAATAGATCTAATATGGAGATTATTGTAATTGGAACAGGCCTTTCTGGGGGATCTGCTTCGGCTACTCTAGCTGAATTAGGATATAAAGTAAAAGTTTTTTGTTATCAAGATTCCCCAAGAAGAGCACATTCTGTAGCCGCTCAAGGTGGTATTAATGCTTCTAAAAATTATAAGGGAGATAATGATTCTGTTTATCAACTTTTTTATGATACTATTAAAGGAGGAGATTACAGATCTCGTGAGGCTAATGTTTATCGTTTGTCAGAAATATCTTCAAACATTATTGATCAATGTGTAGCTCAGGGAGTTCCGTTTGCTAGGGATTATGCAGGATATCTTGAAAATAGATCTTTTGGGGGAACTAAAGTTTCAAGAACTTTTTACGCTAAAGGACAAACAGGACAACAGCTTTTGCTTGCTTGCTATTCAGCTATGTCTAGACAAATAGGAAAAGGAAGGATAAAAATGTACAACCGTCATGAAATGTTAGATTTAGTGGTAATAGAAGGTTTAGCTAGAGGGATTATTGCTAGAAATTTGATTACTGGAGAAATTGAGCGTCATGCAGCTCATGCTGTTGTCATTGCCTCAGGAGGTTATGGAAATGTGTTTTTTTTATCTACTAATGCTATGGGATCTAATGCTAGCGCTATATGGAAAGTTCATAAAAAAGGAGGTTTTTTTGCTAATCCTTGTTATACTCAAATACATCCTACTTGTATTCCTGTACATGGAAACTATCAATCTAAATTAACATTAATGTCAGAATCATTGAGAAATGACGGAAGAATATGGGTTCCAAAAAAAATAGAAGATGCTATTTCTATACGAAATGGAAAAAAAAATCCTGAAGATCTTAAAGAAGAAGAAAGAGATTATTATCTTGAAAGACGTTATCCATCATTTGGAAATCTTGTTCCAAGAGATGTAGCATCTAGAGCGGCTAAAGAACGTTGTGATAAGGGTTTTGGAATAGAAAATAATGAAACAAAAGAAGGAGTTTTTTTGGATTTTTCTTCTTCCATAGAAAGATATGGAATAGAAAAAGCAAATGAACTTGGGATAAAAAATTCAAATGACATGGAAATTAAAAAATTTGGAGAAGAATTTATAGAGTCTAAATATGGGAATTTATTTCACATGTATGAAAAAATTACTAATAAAAATCCTTATAAAACTCCTATGAAGATTTATCCAGCTGTTCATTATACCATGGGAGGAATATGGGTAGATTATAATTTAACATCATCAATAAAAGGTTGTTATGTTATAGGAGAAGCGAATTTTTCCGATCACGGTGCTAATCGTCTTGGAGCTTCTGCTTTAATGCAAGGTTTAGCTGATGGTTATTTTATTTTGCCTTATACTATAGCAGATTATTTGTCTAGATATTATATAGGAAGGACAAAAACAATATCCACAAAACATAAAGAATTTGATAAATCCGAGAAAAATGTAAAAGAAAGAATTCAAAAATTTTTTTTCTCCAATGGAAAAGAATCTGTTGATTTTTTCCATAAAAAACTTGGAACTATCATGTGGAAATATGTTGGAATGAGTAGAAATGAGAATGGGTTATCTGAGGCGATAAAAAAAATACAAGAACTTCGTGAAGAATTTTGGACAAATGTTTTTGTTCCTGGAAATATTCGAGATGGATTCAATTCAGAATTGGAAAAAGCAGGACGTGTAGCAGATTTTTTAGAATTGGGAGAACTCATAGCTATGGATTCTTTAAATAGAAAAGAATCTTGTGGAAGTCATTTCAGAGAAGAATTTCAAACAAAAGAAGGAGAGGCCCTTCGTGATGATCTTCATTATAAATATGTTTCTATATGGGAATATCAAGAAGGAAAATCTATTAGTGAAGAAATTATGCATAAAGAAGACTTAACTTTTAATTTTGTTCAACCGCAATCGCGTTCTTATAAATAA
- a CDS encoding cysteine desulfurase family protein has translation MKRAYLDNAATTPVRSEVRKVMVNTLKYSFGNPSSTQHSYGRLARSIIEESRIRIAKDINASPSEILFTSSGTEANNLVLRSSVIDLKVKYILTSPLEHDSVLQTVIDLVQKNKVFVEFLQIQDKGVIDLNHLEKILKKNYPNKILVSLMYANNEIGNLLDIEKVGFLCKEYKAYFHSDTIQIIGNFPVNMRQLPFDFATASAHKFYGPKGIGFVFIREKIIKNIKSFITGGYQEYGIRSGTENIYGIVGLAEALHLSCCDFPNHIEKIRDLKFYCISELKKIIPDIIFNGLSESMDKSIPNILNIFYPKKDHLLYFHLDLMGIAISKGSSCHSRNLKKFSHVILSITSKHLLKKMMPVRISFGIFNEKKDVDLLIEAFQKIKN, from the coding sequence ATGAAAAGAGCATACTTAGATAATGCAGCTACCACTCCTGTAAGGAGCGAAGTTAGAAAAGTCATGGTAAATACATTAAAATATTCATTTGGAAACCCTTCTTCCACACAACATAGTTATGGAAGGCTAGCACGTTCCATAATAGAAGAGTCAAGAATACGTATAGCAAAGGATATAAATGCTTCCCCATCTGAGATTCTTTTTACCTCTAGTGGAACTGAAGCAAACAATCTAGTTTTGAGATCTTCTGTTATTGATTTAAAAGTCAAATATATTTTGACTTCTCCACTGGAACATGATTCTGTATTACAAACCGTTATAGATTTAGTTCAGAAAAATAAAGTTTTTGTAGAATTTCTTCAAATTCAGGATAAAGGAGTTATAGACTTAAATCATCTCGAAAAAATATTAAAAAAAAATTATCCGAATAAAATACTTGTAAGTTTAATGTACGCTAACAATGAAATTGGGAATTTATTGGATATAGAAAAAGTTGGATTTCTTTGCAAAGAATACAAAGCTTATTTTCATTCGGACACTATTCAAATCATTGGAAATTTTCCTGTCAATATGAGACAATTACCTTTTGATTTTGCTACTGCTAGTGCACACAAATTTTATGGACCAAAAGGGATAGGTTTTGTTTTTATTAGAGAAAAAATTATAAAAAATATAAAATCTTTTATCACAGGAGGTTATCAAGAATATGGGATTCGTTCAGGGACGGAAAATATTTATGGAATAGTAGGACTAGCGGAAGCTTTACATTTATCCTGTTGTGATTTTCCCAATCATATAGAAAAAATTAGGGATTTAAAATTCTATTGTATTTCAGAATTGAAAAAAATCATTCCAGACATTATTTTTAATGGGTTATCAGAATCTATGGATAAAAGTATTCCTAACATATTAAATATTTTTTATCCAAAAAAAGATCATTTATTATATTTTCATTTAGATCTAATGGGAATAGCTATTTCTAAGGGAAGTTCTTGTCACTCAAGAAATTTGAAAAAATTCTCTCATGTCATTCTTTCTATAACTAGCAAACATTTATTAAAAAAAATGATGCCTGTAAGAATTTCTTTTGGAATTTTCAATGAAAAAAAAGATGTTGATTTATTAATTGAAGCCTTTCAAAAAATAAAAAATTGA
- the lpdA gene encoding dihydrolipoyl dehydrogenase, translating into MNNLYDLVVIGSGPGGYVSAIRASQLGIHTALIEKYQDLGGTCLNVGCIPSKSLLYSSKYFLFAKNHHHSHGIIYDKLSLDLEKMMKRKNEIVKKTNEGVKYLMKKNNIDLYKGLATFKKNHVISITERKTFKKIQEIQFKYCIISTGSKPRGLPFSNFEKRKRIISSTEALSMDEIPKKLIIIGGGIIGLELASIYHRLGSQVTIIETMDKIISNMDHSLSQEIQKILEKSGIQIETSLLIQDIVSLDSNEISVYVKNKNNGKKMKYIGDYCLISIGRTPYTENLGLEHIGIQKDQKGFILVNDFLQSSVENIYAIGDVIGGKMLAHKAEEEGLYVAEHLAGQKPNKINYNLVPSVLYTNPEVSSIGFTEKEIKNKGIEYNIGFFPMRILGIARASGSTEGFVKMLSHKKTDEILGVHMIGDHASDMIMEASVAMEFRASSEDIYRICHPHPTFSESFKEAALLSFENKAIHM; encoded by the coding sequence ATGAATAATTTATATGATCTTGTTGTTATCGGTTCTGGCCCAGGAGGTTATGTTTCAGCTATTCGTGCAAGTCAATTAGGAATTCATACTGCTCTTATAGAGAAATATCAAGATTTAGGCGGAACCTGTTTAAATGTGGGCTGCATTCCTTCAAAATCTCTTTTATATTCTTCTAAATATTTTTTATTTGCAAAAAATCATCATCATTCCCATGGAATTATTTATGATAAATTATCTTTGGATTTAGAAAAAATGATGAAAAGGAAAAATGAAATCGTGAAAAAAACAAATGAAGGAGTGAAATATCTCATGAAAAAAAATAATATTGATTTATATAAAGGCCTAGCTACATTTAAGAAAAATCATGTGATTTCTATCACAGAAAGAAAAACTTTTAAAAAAATACAAGAAATACAATTTAAATATTGTATAATATCTACAGGTTCTAAACCAAGAGGTCTCCCATTCTCAAATTTTGAGAAAAGAAAAAGAATTATTTCCTCTACGGAGGCTCTTTCTATGGATGAAATTCCAAAAAAATTAATAATAATTGGAGGAGGAATAATCGGATTAGAATTAGCTTCTATTTACCATAGGTTAGGAAGTCAAGTAACTATTATTGAAACCATGGATAAAATAATTTCAAATATGGATCATTCTTTAAGTCAAGAGATTCAAAAAATATTAGAAAAATCTGGAATTCAAATAGAAACATCCTTATTAATCCAGGATATAGTTTCATTAGATTCTAATGAAATTTCAGTTTATGTTAAAAATAAAAATAATGGAAAAAAAATGAAATATATAGGGGATTATTGCCTCATATCAATTGGAAGGACCCCTTATACAGAAAATCTTGGATTAGAACATATAGGAATTCAAAAAGATCAAAAAGGTTTCATTTTAGTTAATGATTTTTTACAAAGTTCTGTAGAAAATATCTATGCGATAGGAGATGTCATAGGCGGAAAAATGTTAGCACACAAAGCGGAAGAAGAAGGTTTATATGTAGCAGAACATCTAGCTGGACAAAAACCAAATAAAATAAACTATAATTTAGTCCCATCTGTTCTATATACTAATCCTGAAGTATCTAGTATTGGGTTTACAGAAAAAGAAATCAAGAATAAAGGAATAGAATACAATATAGGTTTCTTTCCTATGAGAATATTGGGAATAGCTCGTGCTAGCGGATCTACAGAAGGTTTTGTAAAAATGCTATCTCATAAAAAAACAGATGAAATATTAGGAGTTCATATGATAGGCGATCATGCCTCCGATATGATAATGGAAGCTTCTGTCGCTATGGAATTTCGTGCCTCTTCAGAAGATATCTATAGAATTTGCCACCCACATCCTACTTTTAGCGAATCTTTTAAAGAAGCTGCCTTGTTGAGTTTTGAAAATAAAGCCATACACATGTAA
- a CDS encoding succinate dehydrogenase cytochrome b subunit — protein MIQCRFIQSSLGRKVVMATTGIFLMSFLLLHLSVNLFLFSGEEAFNNAVSFMRRNFLVKILEYVLALGFIIHIFFGIRLHLKNKKSKGKMDYAIKKPLSTFSSLTMVHTGVLILCFLVLHLMNFMIPMKYSHTSDYILVISLFKNPIYTFIYVFSFLVLGFHLNHGFQSSFQSLGLSNKKKLFWIRKFSFFYFLFICSGFSIIAIWFFFNGN, from the coding sequence GTGATTCAGTGTCGTTTTATTCAATCTTCTCTTGGAAGAAAAGTAGTTATGGCGACTACAGGGATCTTCCTTATGTCTTTTTTGTTATTACATTTGAGTGTTAATCTTTTTCTTTTTTCTGGAGAAGAAGCGTTTAATAACGCAGTGTCTTTCATGAGAAGAAATTTTCTTGTAAAAATTCTAGAATATGTTCTTGCTTTAGGTTTTATTATTCATATTTTTTTTGGAATTAGATTACATTTAAAGAATAAAAAATCAAAAGGAAAAATGGATTATGCTATAAAAAAACCTTTATCAACATTTAGTAGTCTGACTATGGTTCATACGGGGGTTTTAATCTTGTGTTTTTTAGTTCTGCATTTAATGAATTTTATGATTCCTATGAAATATTCTCATACTTCAGATTATATTTTAGTCATTTCCTTATTTAAAAATCCTATATATACATTCATCTATGTTTTTTCTTTTTTAGTTTTGGGATTTCATTTAAACCATGGATTTCAATCTTCTTTTCAATCGTTGGGATTATCTAATAAAAAGAAATTATTTTGGATACGAAAGTTTAGTTTTTTTTATTTTTTGTTTATTTGTTCTGGTTTTTCGATTATCGCTATTTGGTTTTTTTTCAATGGAAATTAA
- the rny gene encoding ribonuclease Y, translating to MKINVGFSVLMGFIIGIITCYLFGKKTILKKYIHLLEKSKIQAKKIIKNAEKEGDYIKKNKIIQAKEKFIELKSKHEKDVRLREKKITDIENKTREKESRLSKEIEIYFKRNNRLENQIHDCEKKFKILQKKQEEFKNMQIKQVELLEKISNYSSEEAKNELIEALKGEAKVKAQTHIQNIIEESQLTAKMEARKIVIQAIQRMGTEQAVENAVSVFNIESDDVKGRIIGREGRNIRALEKATGVEIIVDDTPEAILLSCFNPIRREVARLSLHKLVIDGRIHPARIEEIVAKTRKKIEEEIVEIGKKNIIDLGIHGIHPELIRMIGRMKYRSSYGQNLLQHSREVAHLAGILASELGLNAKLAKRAGLLHDIGKVPETESELPHAILGMQWAEKYGENMEVCNAIGSHHDEIEMKVLISPIVQVSDSISGARPGVRRNSFESYSKRLKNLEDIALSFDGVNKAFAIQAGRELRVLVESEKIDDKKAFQLSFDITEKIKNEMTYPGQIKVTVIRETRAVQIAR from the coding sequence ATGAAAATAAATGTTGGATTTTCGGTTCTCATGGGGTTTATAATTGGAATTATTACATGTTATTTATTTGGAAAAAAAACCATCTTGAAAAAGTATATTCATTTATTAGAAAAATCTAAAATTCAAGCAAAAAAAATTATAAAAAATGCAGAAAAAGAAGGAGATTATATAAAAAAAAATAAAATTATTCAAGCAAAAGAAAAATTTATAGAACTTAAATCTAAACATGAAAAAGATGTTCGTCTTAGAGAAAAAAAAATAACGGATATAGAAAATAAAACAAGAGAAAAAGAATCTAGATTATCTAAAGAAATTGAAATTTATTTTAAAAGAAATAATCGTCTAGAAAATCAAATACATGATTGTGAAAAAAAATTCAAAATTCTTCAAAAAAAACAAGAAGAATTTAAAAACATGCAGATAAAACAAGTAGAACTACTTGAAAAAATATCCAATTATTCTTCTGAAGAAGCTAAAAATGAATTAATTGAAGCACTTAAAGGAGAAGCGAAAGTCAAAGCACAAACACATATACAAAATATTATAGAAGAATCCCAACTCACTGCAAAAATGGAAGCCAGAAAAATAGTCATTCAAGCTATTCAAAGAATGGGGACAGAACAAGCTGTTGAGAATGCAGTTTCTGTATTCAATATAGAATCGGATGACGTAAAAGGTCGCATTATTGGACGAGAAGGAAGAAATATAAGAGCTCTGGAAAAAGCAACAGGAGTAGAAATTATTGTAGATGATACTCCAGAAGCTATTCTATTATCTTGTTTCAATCCTATACGTAGAGAAGTAGCTAGGTTATCACTTCATAAATTGGTAATAGACGGACGAATACATCCAGCAAGAATTGAAGAGATCGTAGCAAAAACTAGAAAAAAAATTGAAGAAGAAATAGTAGAAATAGGAAAAAAAAACATAATCGATTTAGGAATTCATGGGATACACCCAGAATTAATTAGAATGATAGGTAGGATGAAATACCGTTCTTCTTATGGACAGAATCTATTACAACATTCTAGAGAAGTGGCTCATTTAGCAGGAATATTAGCCTCTGAATTAGGATTAAATGCAAAATTAGCTAAGCGGGCGGGTTTATTACATGATATAGGAAAAGTTCCTGAAACAGAATCAGAGCTCCCTCATGCTATTTTAGGAATGCAATGGGCTGAAAAATACGGAGAAAATATGGAAGTTTGTAATGCAATAGGCTCTCATCATGATGAAATAGAAATGAAAGTTCTAATATCTCCTATCGTACAAGTATCGGATTCTATTAGTGGAGCTCGTCCTGGAGTAAGAAGGAATTCTTTTGAATCTTATTCTAAAAGATTAAAAAATCTGGAAGATATTGCTTTGAGTTTTGATGGGGTAAATAAGGCTTTTGCTATACAGGCAGGTAGAGAACTGAGAGTTTTAGTGGAAAGCGAAAAAATAGATGATAAAAAAGCTTTTCAGTTATCTTTTGATATAACAGAGAAAATAAAAAACGAAATGACCTATCCTGGTCAAATAAAAGTAACAGTGATCAGAGAAACCAGAGCTGTACAAATAGCTAGATAA
- a CDS encoding deoxyhypusine synthase family protein, which translates to MKDSITSFIEKYFLHFNALTLSEAAKAYKHHIKNDGKMMITLAGAMSTAELGKILAEMIRKDKVHIISCTGANLEEDITNLIAHSHYKKISNYRDLTPNEEKNFLKKGFNRVTDTCIPEDKSFKFLQKHILNIWKRAKEKSERYFPHEYIYQLLLENILEPYYDINSKDSWVLAAAKKNLPMVVPGWEDSTIGNIFASYCMKKLFSPILVKNGIEYMIYLAKWYQKESVKNKIGFFQIGGGISGDFPICVVPMLSQDIGWIPTPYWAYFCQISDSTTSYGSYSGAIPNEKITWGKLDKDTPKFIIESDATIVAPLIFAYILDM; encoded by the coding sequence ATGAAAGATTCTATTACTTCCTTTATCGAAAAATATTTTCTTCATTTTAATGCTCTAACTTTATCAGAAGCAGCTAAAGCTTATAAACATCATATTAAAAATGATGGAAAAATGATGATTACATTGGCAGGTGCAATGAGTACTGCAGAATTAGGAAAAATATTAGCTGAAATGATCCGAAAAGATAAAGTTCATATTATTTCTTGTACTGGTGCTAATTTAGAAGAAGATATAACTAATTTAATAGCTCATTCACATTATAAGAAAATTTCTAATTATAGAGATTTAACTCCTAATGAAGAAAAAAATTTTTTAAAAAAAGGATTTAATCGTGTTACAGATACTTGTATTCCAGAAGATAAATCCTTTAAATTTCTACAAAAACATATTCTCAATATATGGAAAAGAGCTAAGGAAAAATCTGAACGATATTTTCCCCATGAATATATTTATCAATTATTATTAGAAAATATTTTAGAACCATATTATGATATCAATTCAAAAGATAGTTGGGTTTTGGCTGCCGCAAAAAAAAATTTACCCATGGTTGTTCCAGGTTGGGAAGATAGCACAATAGGGAACATATTCGCTTCATATTGTATGAAAAAATTATTTTCACCAATTCTTGTAAAGAATGGAATCGAATATATGATTTATTTAGCTAAATGGTACCAAAAAGAATCTGTGAAAAATAAAATAGGATTTTTTCAGATAGGCGGAGGAATTTCCGGAGACTTTCCTATCTGTGTAGTTCCTATGCTTTCTCAAGATATAGGATGGATCCCTACTCCTTATTGGGCTTATTTTTGCCAAATTTCTGATTCTACTACTAGTTATGGATCCTATTCCGGAGCTATTCCTAATGAAAAAATAACTTGGGGAAAATTAGATAAGGACACTCCTAAGTTTATCATTGAATCGGATGCTACTATTGTAGCACCATTAATTTTTGCTTATATATTAGATATGTAA